The sequence below is a genomic window from Dyadobacter chenwenxiniae.
ATGTGGTCATTTTCAATGTCGTCTACATTATTTACAACGCCGTCGGCGACCATTGCATTCAATATTACGCTTACATCCGGAACACGTTCTTTATATCGGCGCATCAGCCCGTTCAACACGACATCCAGTGTTTCAAATTTGTGTGAATGGCTCATAATAATTGTTTTTTATCCTTTTGATAATTCGGTTGACCTTACTTGCGCAGCGATAATGCCGTTTTTCAATGTTTCATTTAGATGTCCCGCTTCGAACTGTCCTAATGCTGCTTCCGTAGTTCCGCCCTTCGAGGCGACGGCCTTAATCAGTTCATCCAAAGATTTGTCCGCCGTATTGATCAAGTGAAATGATCCCAGCATGGTTTGCTTCACTAATAACGCAGCCACAGACTCTTCAAAACCCATTTGCTTACCGGCTTCGATCATTGCTTTTACCACATAGAAAAAATAAGCAGGCCCGCTGCCGCTTAATGCAGTAACCGCATTCAATTGATCCTCATCTTCCAAGAACACAGACCGCCCCGTTGCGTTGATCAGGTTTTCGATTTTTCTGAGCTGGTTAATGTCCACTTCCGGCGACGCGGAATAGGCGGTTATACCCATTCCGAGCATTGCAGGCGTGTTAGGCATGGCCCGAATAACGGCTTTATGTTCCAGCGAATTTTGAATGCGTTCAATGGTTACACCCGCCATAATCGACAAAATCACCTGATGCGGCTTCACCACTTCGCGCAATGCTTGTGATACGGGCGTGAAATCCTGCGGCTTTACAGAAAGAATGATCAGGTCATATTCACCGATCTGCGGCCCGATAACGCCTGAAATGACGCCGGGCTGGAAACTGTTCAGACTATCCATGCGGTCTTCACTCTTTTCGACCATCAAAAAGTCTTCCTTTTTAACCAGATCAAATTTCAGGAAAGCGCGCGCAAAGGCCATTCCCATATTGCCGCAGCCGATAATTGCAATTTTCATTAGAAGGATAAGGATTTGTATTCGTAAGCTTTGAACGAATTACGTAACTTTTAAACAATAATTGGTGCAGGAAAAACAATTTGTAAAATTTCGCAGGGAATGAATCGCCATAGCGGCATGTTTGGAAACATATGCCGTTATTGCAACGACAAAAATTTCAATTCCGAAATCTGGCGGCTAATGTGAATAATATTCGGTGCAAAGGATTTTGTGCAAGTTTATATTTTGAAAAATAAGTATAATACATTTTTTTACGGGCCGGAAATTTCTTGCTAACCAAATTAACCTAAGACTATTGTAATACTTCAATTATGGCTATAAAAGTTGCTATTTCTCATAAAACAAAATATAAGTTTGACCGGAGTGTTTCGCTTTCACCGCACATTTTCCGGTTGCGCCCTGCCCCTCATTCCAGAACTGCCATTGAAGGTTACTCATTAAAAATATCCCCTGAAAAACATTTTATAAACTGGCAGCAAGATCCGTTCGGCAATTATCAGGCACGGGTGGTGTTTCCGGAAAAAACGACGGAATTAAGCATAGAAGTCGAGGTGATAGCCAAAATGCAGGTCATTAATCCTTTCGATTTCTTTGTGGAAGAGTATGCGGAAATGTATCCGTTTTCCTATGAGCAAACATTAAAAAAAGAGCTCGGTCCGTATCTTGAACCCAGAGAAGCAAGTCCGGCTTTGATGGAATGGGTTGAAAAAGCAAAGGTTAATCGTGACATTAAGATCGTAGATTTTCTGGTTCACTTGAATCAACAGATTTACAATGCAATCCATTACAACATTCGCATGGAAGTGGGCGTCCAGACGTGCGAAGAAACACTGAATATCAAGAGCGGTTCCTGCCGCGATTCGGCTTGGTTGTTTGTGCAGATACTCAGACATTTAGGCATTGCTTCGCGCTTCGTTTCGGGTTATCTCGTTCAGCTAACTTCTGATATTAAATCATTGGACGGGCCATCTGGCCCGGAGGAGGATTTTACGGATTTGCACGCCTGGACGGAGGCTTATGTGCCCGGCGCGGGATGGATCGGCTTGGACCCGACTTCCGGGCTTTTCGCAAGTGAAGGCCACATTCCGCTTTGCTGCACACCCGATTATGCGAGTGCTGCACCGGTTTCGGGCGCGACGGACATTTGCGAGGTGACATTTGAATTTGATAACAAAGTTTTCCGCATACACGAAGATCCGCGCGTAACCAAGCCTTATTCCGAAGAGCAATGGGCGGCTGTGATGCAGGTTGGGCATGATGTAGAGAAAGATTTGCAGGAAGGCGATGTGCGCCTGACCATGGGCGGCGAGCCAACATTCATTTCAATCGATGATTTTGAATCACCGGAATGGAACACTGCTGCTGATGGGCCATTGAAACGACAGTTGGCGTATGATCTGGCATTAAGGCTTAAACAGCGCTTTGCACATGGCGGACTTTTGCATTTCGGACAGGGCAAATGGTATCCCGGAGAACCCTTTCCAAGATGGCAATATGCGCTTTACTGGAGAAATGACGGTGTTCCAATGTGGCGCAATGATGATTTGGTAACCAAAGAAGGCCAGACAAAATACACTTTCCGCGAAGCTGAGCTTTTTACAACGGAGCTTACAAAATATCTTGGTTTAGATACTAACAACATTACACCCGCCTACGAAGACCCGATTTACTGGGCGATGGAAGAAGGCAAACTGCCCGTTAATGTTGATCCGTTAAAGGTTAATCTCAAAGATTCTATTGAAAGAAGGACTTTGGCCAAATTGCTGGAAAAAGGGCTTAATAACCCTGCTGGATTTGTTTTGCCCATTAAATGGAATGAAAAAGGTAAGCATTGGTCAAGTTCAGCATGGCAGTTTAAGCGTGAACATTGTTTTCTCGTTCCGGGAAATTCCGCAATCGGGTTTAGGTTACCGCTAAAATCACTTCCCGAAGTTGCAAAAGCGCATCGCGAGCAGCCTGTTGAGCGCAGTTCTTTTGAAGATTTGCCGCCGCTGCTTGATTTTAAGCCCATCGTTGAATCACGTTATGGCTCGGTTGCGCCGCCTTATGTGCTTCCGGTGAATCCGGTGGTTGAGGAAGATGATGATCAAAAGACGAAAAAGAGCAGCGACGAAGATGACAAGCTGTTGTTTGAGCTTCCTATTATCAAAACTGCGCTTTGCGTGGAAGAGCGGGACGGCATTCTGTATATTTATTTGCCCCCAACAGATTATCTCGAACATTATTTGGATCTGATGGCTTCGATTGAAGCCACGGCGGAAAAGCTTCAAATGCCGGTCAGGATTGAAGGTTATGCTGCGCCAACTGATCACCGCGTTCAAAAGCTGATTGTTACACCCGATCCAGGTGTTATTGAAGTGAACATTCATCCGGCCAAAAACTGGCAGGAACTGGTTGACAACATTAGTGCGCTGTATGAAGAGGCTTTCTTTTCAAGATTGGGCACAGATAAATTCATGGTGGATGGGCGTCATACGGGAACGGGCGGCGGCAACCACGTTACAATCGGAGGCGCAACGCCTTCTGACAGCCCTATCTTGCGCCGTCCGGATCTGCTCAGGAGTTTAGTGACTTACTGGCAGCATCATCCCGCATTGAGTTATCTTTTCGCAGGACCATTTATTGGCCCCACAAGTCAGGCTCCGCGCATTGATGAAGGGCGGGATGAGAAACTCTATGAGGTTGAAATTGCTTTTGAACAAATTCCTGAGGGCGAAGAAGTGCCATTCTGGATGGTGGACCGCATTTTCAGAAACTTGCTGGTGGACATTACTGGGAATACGCACCGCTCGGAGTTTTGCATGGATAAGCTTTATTCGCCTGATTCGGCAACGGGACAGTTAGGGATTCTGGAATTCCGCGCGTTCGATATGCCGCCGCATAAGCACATGAATTTGGTGCAAACATTGCTGGTAAGGGCATTAATAGCCAAATTTTGGAAAGAACCATACAAGCACAAGCTTATTCGCTGGGGAACCGAGTTGCACGACCGATTCCTGCTGCCGCACTTCGCTTACCTGGATATGGTGGACGTTGTGAATGACCTGAAAGATGCGGGTTATAACTTCGATATTTCGTGGTTTGATCCCTTCTTCGAGTTCCGTTTTCCCCATTATGGCGGCATTACAGTTGATAACATTCAGCTCGATTTGCGCCTTGGGATTGAGCCGTGGCATGTTTTGGGAGAAGAATTATCCAACAGCGGCACGGCCCGTTTTGTGGACTCTTCCTTGGAGCGCTTGCAGGTAAAAGTGAGCGGATTTGTGGAAGGAAGGCATATTCTGGTTTGTAATGGCTGTCGCGTTCCTTTGCGCAGTTCGGGGATCAAAGGAGAATTCGTATCCGGAATCCGCTACAAAGCCTGGAATCCGCCATCCGCGTTGCACCCGACGATCGGGGCCGATGCGCCGCTGGTTTTTGACATTGTGGATACATGGAATAACCGTATCTTGGGCGGTTGCACTTATTTCGTTTCGCATCCTGGCGGCCGCAGTTTTGATACTTATCCTGTCAATAGTTTTGAAGCAGAATCGCGCAAGATCAGCTTGTTTCAAGGTTTTGGACACACGCCATCTGCCAAGCAGGAAGTGCCTATTTTGGAAAAATCAACAGGCAGCGTATCCCGCTTTGTTGCAGAAACGAAGAAAGAAATGAAAAGCGACACGCCGATAGAATTAATCAATCCGGAGTATCCAAATACGCTGGATTTACGTAAATACTGGAAATCGAAATAGATTTTCAATACAACCCCTAACTGAATTATGCTTACCGAGGCTTCCGTGAATCTTTTACAATCCTATCAAAGCGGTCTGAGTTCTTACGATGAAGTCCTTGATCTGAACGGAAATATCAAGCCCTACTGGAAAGCACTTTTTGAGAAGCTGGAAAAACTGGGGATGCACGAGCTGAAAAGCCGTGACCAGGAAATCATCGGCAAGCTCAGGGAAAACGGGGTGACTTATAATGTGTACGGAACGCCTGACGGCCTCAACCGCCCGTGGCAGCTGGATCCGATCCCATTTTTGATTGAACAAAAAGAATGGAACGGCATTGCCAAAGGCCTTGAACAACGCGCTATCCTGCTTGATTTGATTTTAAAAGACCTTTACGGACCCAGAAATCTTGTAAAAGATGGAATAATCCCTGCTGAACTCGTTTTTGACAATACTGGTTTCTTTCGCGCCTGCATTGATATAAAAATCCCTGCTAACAAACAACTTACGATGTTTGCGGCAGACATGGCACGCGGTCCGGACGGTCAAATGTGGGTCGTGGATAACCGGACGCAGGCGCCATCGGGCTCGGGTTATACATTGGAAAACCGCGTGGTGATGAGTAAGCTGCTCCCCGAGCTGGCTGAGGGAATGTATGTGAGCAAATTGTCGCCGTATTTTAATAGTCTTCAAAACACGGTTTTAAAATTATCGGATAAAAGCAAAGAAGCGCCCAACATTGTCTATCTGACTCCGGGGCCTAATAATGAAGCTTATTTTGAACATGCTTATCTGGCTTCCTACCTAGGTTACACACTCGCACAGGGCGACGATTTGCTTGTTCGGAATGGCTGTGTTTGGCTTAAATCCATTGATGGGCTGCAAAAAGTAGACGTTATCATTCGTCGGATCGATGACGACTGGTGCGATCCTTTGGAATTGCGTGAAGATTCGAGATTAGGCGTTCCGGGATTGCTGCAAGCGATCCGGCTGGGAAATGTCCAGGTGCTGAATCCGCCCGGAACCAGTGTTTTGGAAAATCATGCGTTTCATGCCTTTATGGGCAACATTAGCAATTATTTTCTGGGGGAAAAGTTACTGATGCCGTCCGTTGCAACCTGGTGGTGCGGGCACGTGAAAGAGCTTCGGTATGTGCTGGATCACATGGATGAGCTTATTATTAAGAAAGCAAATCGAAAAACGAGATTTAAGTCTATATATGGCAGGCTGCTGAGTTTTGCAGAGAAGGAAGAGCTGAAAAAAATGATCATGCAGCGGCCGCATGAGTTTATTGCGCAGCAGGAAGTGAGCTTGTCTACGACGCCATCATTTGTGAATGGCAACATTGAGCCGCGTTATGCAGCATTGCGGGCTTTTATGGTTGCTGACGAAAACGGTTACCATGTCATGCAAGGCGGTTTGACGAGGAGTTCGGCCGTAAAAGACCGGTTTGTAATTTCAAATCAAAATGGCGGGTTGTCAAAAGACACGTGGATTGTGTCCGATACGACGGAAGAGATTCAGGAAAAAATCGTTTTCACTTCGCCGGTTTCGGTTAATAAACACGTTTCACTGCCCAGCCGCAGTGCTGAAAACTTATTCTGGATTGGCCGTTATTGCGAGCGGACGATGGCGGTGATCAAGTTTATGAACATTACGATCAATGTGCTCAATTTGGACCGCAACTTCGGAGGCTCAGCCAAACAGGAGCATATCAAGATCCTGCTGCAATCGCTGACGCATCTTTCCTCAACCTATCCCGGCTTTTTGGAAGAAGAAGATCCTTTGTCAGACCCTTATCACGAAATCATTGACCTGATTTCCAACACCAGCCGGCCCGGAACGATTGCGGCTAACATTGGCTCGTTTTTGAATGCAGTGGCAGCGGTCAGGAACCAGTGGGACCAGGAAATATGGCGGATTGTGGATCTGATTGATAATGGTTATCACGAGATTTTGAATGCATCTTCAATGCATCATAACAACATTCAGAAGACATTGGATGGCTTGTTTAATAATATGTTCACGTTCCTGGGTGTGATCGCGGAAAGCATGCCGCGGGACAATAGTTTTTTATTGTTGGAAACCGGAAAGCTGATCGAGCGGATTCTTTCAAGGATTAGCGTTATACAGTCTAATTTTGGTGTCAGAAATGCGCCGGGCGTGGAAAACGAGTTGATTGAGGCCACATTGATCAACCACCATTTGCTGGTCAATTACAGGCAGATTTATAAGTCGCATTTGAGTGTGGAAGCGATGCTGGATATGGTTTTGTTGGAAAAAACATTGCCTTACTCGTTGGTTTACATGCTGGATGAGCTCAAAAACAACATTGGCAAATTACCCGTAACGACGCGGGGAGAAAGGCTTAATGATGCGCAGAAATATGTTTTGAAAGCATCGACATTAATCAAGCTTGCCGACATTTCGGAATTGAGCAAAAGCAATGGGTCATTTGAAAGGGCTGATTTGTTTGATCTGCTTTCCGAAGTTTCCAAGCTTATTAGCGCGGTTTCGGTGAATTTGACCAATATGTATTTCAGCCATACGCTTATGCATCATTCATTTTACGCACCAGTGGATTACGACACGGATGAAATATAAACTGATCCATAAAACGGAATATAAATACGCGGAGGCCGTGAACAATTATCACAGCCTGCTTTGCCTTGCGCCAAGAACATTGCCCGATCAGAAATGCAGCGATTTTAAAATAGAAATTTTGCCAGAGCCCACCCAGGTCATCGAGCGCACCGATTTTTATGGAAATAAAACACATTATTTTTCCCTGCATGCCCCGCACAAAACGTTAACTGTGCTCACCACAGCAACAGTTGAACGCACACTCGCCCCCAACGGCTCTTTGTTCCCGCCATCAGACATTTCCTGCGAAGCGGCGCTACAACGTCTCATTTCCGACCGGGCGCTTAAAATTTCGTTGCTGGAATATATGCTGCCGAGTCCGTCTATAAAGTGGGATCAGGAAATCAGGAACTTTGCGCAGGATTGTTTTGCGGATCATTTGCCATTGTTTGATTGTGTCAATGCGCTTTGTGGGAAGATTTACAGAGAATTTAAGTTTGTGCCCGATTTCACGACGGTTAACACGCCTATTAAGGAAGTTTTGCATGCTAAAAAGGGCGTATGTCAGGATTTTTCGCATTTGGCGATTGCTTGTATCCGGAGTTTTGGCTTTGCTGCAAGATATGTTAGTGGATATCTGGAAACATTGCCGCCGCCCGGAAAGCAGAAATTACAAGGCTCTGATGCGTCGCACGCGTGGATATCGGTTTATATTCCCGATCATGGCTGGTGCGATTTTGACCCGACGAATAACATTGTTCCCGGTGAGCGCCACATTGTCACCGCCTGGGGCCGCGATTACACCGATGTTCCGCCATTGAAGGGCATTATTTTCAGTTATGGAAAACATACGCTTTCGGTGGAAGTGGATGTGATTCCGGTGTGAAGAATAGTTCAGATAAAGAATTTGAGAATTGACCTTGTTTCTCTAATTTTACACATCATTTTGAAATAAGTATACAAAACCTCTTTTAATGTAACCAAGTAAGGTTAATCCAATTTTTATTCTGGATTTGCAATGGTTTCTTCTAAGAATTAAATAATTATAAAATTACGAATGAAAGAATTAGCATTCAGAGATGCCATTCGCGACGCCATGTCGGAAGAGATGCGCCTTGACAAGAGTATTTTTTTAATGGGAGAGGAAGTTGCAGAATACAACGGCGCCTATAAAGCAAGTCAGGGAATGTTGGACGAATTCGGTCCCGAGCGCGTAATTGACACGCCCATTGCTGAGCTTGGCTTTGCAGGGATCGCAGTTGGAGCAGCCGGAAACGGACTTCGCCCGATCGTTGAATTCATGACCTTCAACTTTTCTTTGGTTGCAATCGATCAGATCATCAACAGCGCTGCGAAAATTCTTTCCATGTCTGCCGGACAATATGGCTGCCCTATTGTTTTCCGCGGACCAACGGGTAATGCCGGACAATTGGGTGCTCAGCATTCCCAGAATTTCGAGAACTGGTTTGCTAACACGCCAGGTTTGAAAGTGGTTGTTCCATCCAACCCCTATGATGCAAAAGGACTACTGAAATCTTCTATTCGTGATAATAACCCCGTTATTTTCATGGAATCGGAAGTAATGTACGGAGACAAGATGCAGGTTCCTGAGGAAGAATATCTGATTCCATTGGGCAAAGCGGATGTGAAACGTCAGGGAAAAGATGTTACGATCGTTTCTTTTGGTAAAATGATCCCACGGGTTGTTATGCCGGCTGTTTTGCAATTGGAAAAAGAAGGAATTGACGTGGAAGTTGTGGATTTGAGAACAGTTCGTCCTATCGACTATCCTGCTGTCATTGAATCCGTTAAGAAAACAAATCGTTGCGTGGTTGTAGAAGAGGCCTGGCCACTTGCATCCATTTCAACTGAAATCACATATCACATTCAGCGCCACGCATTTGACTATATGGATGCGCCGGTGATCCGCGTAACCAACCGCGATGTGCCGCTTCCATACGCGCCGACCTTGATCGAAGAGATCCTGCCGAGCACGAAACGCGTTATTGAAGCTGTAAAATCAGTGCTTTACAAGTAAGAAAGTAATAAAAGAGACAAAGCCATTTCCTGATACAGGTTATGGCTTTGTCTGTTAAGTGCCAGATGTCACTACAAGTAAGATTTTTTAGTCGGCAGCTTTGTTGTATTAAATAATTCCAAAATAGGCAGAATACTAGTACTTTTGTACTTTGAAACGCTCCTTAATATAGATTTACAAATCAATTAAGATTATGCAAGAAGAACGCACAAGATATTCAGAGGAAGAGCTGAGGGAGTTTGAAGAACTCATTCGCGGCAAATTGGAAGCGACTATGAGTGAGCTTAATTATATCAAAGGAGGTTTAAGTAAAAAAAACGACAGCGGCACGGACATTACTGCCGGTTCTGCCAAACTTGTAGAAGACGGAGCAGACGCCAGCGAGCGTGAAAACCTGAGCCAACTGGCCGCCAGATTGCAGAAATATTCCATTCAGTTGGAAAATGCATTGGTTCGCATTAAAAACGGCACCTACGGCGTTTGCATCGACACAGGCAAACTCATCCCAAAAGAAAGACTAAGAATTGTCCCCCATACACAGCAAACCATCGAAGCAAAGCTAAGAAGAGCAAGCTAAGGATTCAGGAGTTTTCAATATTAAGCGACAAGTGATCAGAGGATTGCTTGTCGCTTTTTTGTTTACAAACGTATCCCAATTGTCATTCACACCATGTAAATTTACAGAGGTCTAAATAACGAATGATGCCTGAATACGACAAGCCTAACATTCCGTCACGGCTTCTTTGGGAGTTTGATTATGACAGTTTCGACTTTGAAAAGTCGTATAAAATCGTAATTGAGCGGATTTTAGAACGTGGTAATCTTGATAATTGGCGTGAGATGATTCGATTTTATTCAAAAAGCCAAATTTTGGAAACAATAGATTGGTCATCACAAATAGAAGAAAGAGACAAACGTTTTTCCAGACTATTCATTAACTCAGATTTTGTTAATGTTACATAAGGATCCTTTCGTAATTCATCCCGATACATTTAAGCTGATACAGCATATTCAAGCTATTCCTGAACTGAAAAGCTTTTATTTGGTTGGAGGCACTTCACTTGCATTGCAAATCGGGCACCGAAATTCTATTGATATCGATCTTTTTACCAACATTCCATTTGAAACAAATGAGTTGATAGAATTGCTACGCGAATCTTTCAAAGTAGAAGTTTCATATCAAAAGAGCACAAACAACCTTTTTACCTTCATAGATAACATTAAGACCGATTTCATCCGGCATGATTACGAATTGATCAAACAGCCTCAAAAAGAAGAAGGCATTACGTTTCTAGGAATGGAAGATATTGCCGCAATGAAGGTAAACGCCATCATTAACTCAGGCAAACGGATGAAAGACTTTGTGGATATCTATTTTTTGCTTGAATATTTTTCGCTGAATGAGATTATTTCATTTTTTGAAAAAAAATATCCACACATGAATCCGCTGATCGCATTGAAATCACTATCCTATTTCAATGATATCGATCCGGAAATGGACCCGCCAAAACTCAAAGTTAAATTGCCATTTTCAAAGATTCAGCAACGCATTGAACAGGCTATCATTTCAGGAAATAAGCTCTTTCCATAAGTCAAGCTTCCTCTTCCGTCCCCAAAACCTCCCGAAAAACTTCCATCAAACCATCCGAAGGCTCTTGTCCTTTGTTTTTTGTTTTGAAATATTCCTGAAATAATTTTTCCATGCTCAGGGATAGATCGATTTCTGTGTTGGCGGTAGCCAGCTCGCTTTTTTTGATTTGGGGGATGATTTGAATGATACCGGAATGGGCTTCGTTCAGGCGCTTTTTGTCGGCGGCTTCGAGGTAATTGTCTGAAATGATGGTAAGTTCGATGAGATCTTCACCATGCTCGCCTAGCCATTCGATGGCTTTTTCAATATCGTTGAAGCTTTTTCTGCGGAGTTTTTTCCCGTTTTTTAATTCAATAGGGCGATAGGAAACGAGATGACCGGCTTCTGCTTCGATCAGGACTACATATTTGGTTTGGTTCGCTTCTGAAAAGCTGTATGCGAGCGGACTGCTGGAATAAATGGCAGGCGCGGGATTTTTGTCGACAACGTGATAGCGGTGTAAATGTCCGAGTGCAATGTAATGCACTTTGCTTGGAAAGTTTTCGGTGTAAATGGCTTGTGCACCGCCAATGTGCAGAATAGGGCGCTCTTCTTCCGGTTCTTCCGGAACAGGCTCTCCTTTTTTCATTACAAATAAATGGGTCATTAAAAGATTAAACCCATTGTCATCCAGATATTTATCCGCTAATTCCTGCCAATGTTCCTGTAAATGATTGCGTAATGCTTCTTCCGAATCTTCAACGCCTAAAAATGTTTTCAAACGCTGTTCATTGGCATAAGGTGTGTGTAAAATTCTTAGCGGAAAGTCAGCATTAGGAAGCTCGATTTCAATAAATCCTTTTGCAGTCCGGAGCATGTTTACCTTAGCTTGCGTGCAGAATGATGAAATCTCGCTG
It includes:
- the proC gene encoding pyrroline-5-carboxylate reductase, with product MKIAIIGCGNMGMAFARAFLKFDLVKKEDFLMVEKSEDRMDSLNSFQPGVISGVIGPQIGEYDLIILSVKPQDFTPVSQALREVVKPHQVILSIMAGVTIERIQNSLEHKAVIRAMPNTPAMLGMGITAYSASPEVDINQLRKIENLINATGRSVFLEDEDQLNAVTALSGSGPAYFFYVVKAMIEAGKQMGFEESVAALLVKQTMLGSFHLINTADKSLDELIKAVASKGGTTEAALGQFEAGHLNETLKNGIIAAQVRSTELSKG
- a CDS encoding transglutaminase family protein, whose translation is MAIKVAISHKTKYKFDRSVSLSPHIFRLRPAPHSRTAIEGYSLKISPEKHFINWQQDPFGNYQARVVFPEKTTELSIEVEVIAKMQVINPFDFFVEEYAEMYPFSYEQTLKKELGPYLEPREASPALMEWVEKAKVNRDIKIVDFLVHLNQQIYNAIHYNIRMEVGVQTCEETLNIKSGSCRDSAWLFVQILRHLGIASRFVSGYLVQLTSDIKSLDGPSGPEEDFTDLHAWTEAYVPGAGWIGLDPTSGLFASEGHIPLCCTPDYASAAPVSGATDICEVTFEFDNKVFRIHEDPRVTKPYSEEQWAAVMQVGHDVEKDLQEGDVRLTMGGEPTFISIDDFESPEWNTAADGPLKRQLAYDLALRLKQRFAHGGLLHFGQGKWYPGEPFPRWQYALYWRNDGVPMWRNDDLVTKEGQTKYTFREAELFTTELTKYLGLDTNNITPAYEDPIYWAMEEGKLPVNVDPLKVNLKDSIERRTLAKLLEKGLNNPAGFVLPIKWNEKGKHWSSSAWQFKREHCFLVPGNSAIGFRLPLKSLPEVAKAHREQPVERSSFEDLPPLLDFKPIVESRYGSVAPPYVLPVNPVVEEDDDQKTKKSSDEDDKLLFELPIIKTALCVEERDGILYIYLPPTDYLEHYLDLMASIEATAEKLQMPVRIEGYAAPTDHRVQKLIVTPDPGVIEVNIHPAKNWQELVDNISALYEEAFFSRLGTDKFMVDGRHTGTGGGNHVTIGGATPSDSPILRRPDLLRSLVTYWQHHPALSYLFAGPFIGPTSQAPRIDEGRDEKLYEVEIAFEQIPEGEEVPFWMVDRIFRNLLVDITGNTHRSEFCMDKLYSPDSATGQLGILEFRAFDMPPHKHMNLVQTLLVRALIAKFWKEPYKHKLIRWGTELHDRFLLPHFAYLDMVDVVNDLKDAGYNFDISWFDPFFEFRFPHYGGITVDNIQLDLRLGIEPWHVLGEELSNSGTARFVDSSLERLQVKVSGFVEGRHILVCNGCRVPLRSSGIKGEFVSGIRYKAWNPPSALHPTIGADAPLVFDIVDTWNNRILGGCTYFVSHPGGRSFDTYPVNSFEAESRKISLFQGFGHTPSAKQEVPILEKSTGSVSRFVAETKKEMKSDTPIELINPEYPNTLDLRKYWKSK
- a CDS encoding circularly permuted type 2 ATP-grasp protein, giving the protein MNLLQSYQSGLSSYDEVLDLNGNIKPYWKALFEKLEKLGMHELKSRDQEIIGKLRENGVTYNVYGTPDGLNRPWQLDPIPFLIEQKEWNGIAKGLEQRAILLDLILKDLYGPRNLVKDGIIPAELVFDNTGFFRACIDIKIPANKQLTMFAADMARGPDGQMWVVDNRTQAPSGSGYTLENRVVMSKLLPELAEGMYVSKLSPYFNSLQNTVLKLSDKSKEAPNIVYLTPGPNNEAYFEHAYLASYLGYTLAQGDDLLVRNGCVWLKSIDGLQKVDVIIRRIDDDWCDPLELREDSRLGVPGLLQAIRLGNVQVLNPPGTSVLENHAFHAFMGNISNYFLGEKLLMPSVATWWCGHVKELRYVLDHMDELIIKKANRKTRFKSIYGRLLSFAEKEELKKMIMQRPHEFIAQQEVSLSTTPSFVNGNIEPRYAALRAFMVADENGYHVMQGGLTRSSAVKDRFVISNQNGGLSKDTWIVSDTTEEIQEKIVFTSPVSVNKHVSLPSRSAENLFWIGRYCERTMAVIKFMNITINVLNLDRNFGGSAKQEHIKILLQSLTHLSSTYPGFLEEEDPLSDPYHEIIDLISNTSRPGTIAANIGSFLNAVAAVRNQWDQEIWRIVDLIDNGYHEILNASSMHHNNIQKTLDGLFNNMFTFLGVIAESMPRDNSFLLLETGKLIERILSRISVIQSNFGVRNAPGVENELIEATLINHHLLVNYRQIYKSHLSVEAMLDMVLLEKTLPYSLVYMLDELKNNIGKLPVTTRGERLNDAQKYVLKASTLIKLADISELSKSNGSFERADLFDLLSEVSKLISAVSVNLTNMYFSHTLMHHSFYAPVDYDTDEI
- a CDS encoding transglutaminase family protein; translation: MKYKLIHKTEYKYAEAVNNYHSLLCLAPRTLPDQKCSDFKIEILPEPTQVIERTDFYGNKTHYFSLHAPHKTLTVLTTATVERTLAPNGSLFPPSDISCEAALQRLISDRALKISLLEYMLPSPSIKWDQEIRNFAQDCFADHLPLFDCVNALCGKIYREFKFVPDFTTVNTPIKEVLHAKKGVCQDFSHLAIACIRSFGFAARYVSGYLETLPPPGKQKLQGSDASHAWISVYIPDHGWCDFDPTNNIVPGERHIVTAWGRDYTDVPPLKGIIFSYGKHTLSVEVDVIPV
- a CDS encoding pyruvate dehydrogenase complex E1 component subunit beta; protein product: MKELAFRDAIRDAMSEEMRLDKSIFLMGEEVAEYNGAYKASQGMLDEFGPERVIDTPIAELGFAGIAVGAAGNGLRPIVEFMTFNFSLVAIDQIINSAAKILSMSAGQYGCPIVFRGPTGNAGQLGAQHSQNFENWFANTPGLKVVVPSNPYDAKGLLKSSIRDNNPVIFMESEVMYGDKMQVPEEEYLIPLGKADVKRQGKDVTIVSFGKMIPRVVMPAVLQLEKEGIDVEVVDLRTVRPIDYPAVIESVKKTNRCVVVEEAWPLASISTEITYHIQRHAFDYMDAPVIRVTNRDVPLPYAPTLIEEILPSTKRVIEAVKSVLYK
- a CDS encoding TraR/DksA family transcriptional regulator, translated to MMQEERTRYSEEELREFEELIRGKLEATMSELNYIKGGLSKKNDSGTDITAGSAKLVEDGADASERENLSQLAARLQKYSIQLENALVRIKNGTYGVCIDTGKLIPKERLRIVPHTQQTIEAKLRRAS
- a CDS encoding DUF6922 domain-containing protein; the protein is MPEYDKPNIPSRLLWEFDYDSFDFEKSYKIVIERILERGNLDNWREMIRFYSKSQILETIDWSSQIEERDKRFSRLFINSDFVNVT
- a CDS encoding nucleotidyl transferase AbiEii/AbiGii toxin family protein; this translates as MLHKDPFVIHPDTFKLIQHIQAIPELKSFYLVGGTSLALQIGHRNSIDIDLFTNIPFETNELIELLRESFKVEVSYQKSTNNLFTFIDNIKTDFIRHDYELIKQPQKEEGITFLGMEDIAAMKVNAIINSGKRMKDFVDIYFLLEYFSLNEIISFFEKKYPHMNPLIALKSLSYFNDIDPEMDPPKLKVKLPFSKIQQRIEQAIISGNKLFP